One window from the genome of Pseudoalteromonas sp. '520P1 No. 423' encodes:
- the grpE gene encoding nucleotide exchange factor GrpE translates to MSEQSNQTSPEVENTEEVVLEQVETTEQEASLEQSPEAEIAALYAELEEAKQTIANQTETIANQKDSVIRAAADVDNARRRAALDIEKAHKFALEKFVNELLPVVDNLDRAIEFSDKENEALKPLIEGIDMTSKSFVDAVKKFGVEVVDPQGETFNPEFHQAMSMQPSADVAPNTVIAVMQKGYTLSGRLLRPAMVMVSKAAE, encoded by the coding sequence ATGTCTGAGCAGTCAAACCAGACTTCACCTGAAGTAGAAAACACTGAAGAAGTAGTATTAGAACAAGTTGAAACTACTGAGCAAGAAGCTTCTTTAGAGCAAAGCCCTGAAGCAGAGATTGCAGCTTTATATGCTGAGTTAGAAGAAGCAAAACAAACGATTGCTAATCAAACTGAAACTATCGCTAATCAAAAAGATAGCGTAATACGTGCAGCTGCAGATGTTGATAATGCACGTCGCCGTGCAGCATTAGATATTGAAAAAGCACATAAATTTGCACTTGAAAAATTCGTAAATGAGTTATTGCCAGTAGTTGATAACTTAGACCGCGCGATTGAATTTTCAGATAAAGAAAACGAAGCATTAAAGCCATTAATCGAAGGCATTGATATGACTTCTAAAAGTTTTGTTGATGCAGTTAAAAAGTTTGGTGTTGAAGTAGTAGACCCACAAGGTGAAACATTTAACCCTGAATTCCATCAAGCAATGTCAATGCAACCAAGTGCTGATGTCGCACCAAATACAGTTATTGCAGTAATGCAAAAAGGCTATACTTTAAGTGGTCGTTTATTACGTCCAGCTATGGTTATGGTTTCTAAAGCAGCTGAATAA
- a CDS encoding HrcA family transcriptional regulator: MKLSARDQQIFTAIMSLYCDGEGTAIASSRIVKQKGMSMCSATVRNAMVRLEKLGYIYSPHTSAGRIPTKKGYQYWFDEFFSLSEIATFWQPNQETLIEFSHLISQKYQVCVFAGLPQKISQTVFRVEVLDFDKTHWLILLIDRQGQSQNIKITKPLEANEEIRIQFNSWLNMVFGQQTLAEGLKRMQAMANTAPMFCHGSLAQWTRALAEKLADEDCIVVGDSYLFNHIKQSEQPLIGSPLLNYVEDKLALKQGISIICGDDLPYSGFDGLFLISIPYFSQQYYQSRFTIMCESSAEIEAIINEFAIFDEIAVNA, translated from the coding sequence ATGAAGTTAAGCGCCCGCGATCAACAAATATTTACAGCAATAATGAGTCTTTACTGTGATGGTGAAGGAACAGCGATTGCCTCATCAAGAATAGTCAAGCAAAAAGGCATGTCAATGTGTTCTGCTACAGTCAGAAACGCTATGGTGCGCTTGGAGAAGCTTGGTTATATTTATTCACCTCATACCTCAGCTGGTCGTATACCAACTAAAAAAGGGTATCAATATTGGTTTGATGAATTTTTTTCGTTATCTGAAATTGCGACTTTTTGGCAGCCAAATCAAGAAACTTTAATCGAGTTTTCTCATTTGATCAGCCAAAAATATCAAGTGTGTGTTTTTGCAGGTTTACCGCAAAAAATTTCACAAACAGTATTTCGTGTTGAAGTATTAGACTTTGATAAAACCCACTGGCTGATTTTATTAATAGATAGACAAGGTCAAAGCCAAAATATAAAAATAACAAAACCACTTGAAGCCAATGAAGAGATTAGAATTCAATTTAATTCATGGTTAAACATGGTATTTGGGCAACAAACACTCGCCGAAGGATTAAAAAGAATGCAAGCAATGGCAAATACAGCGCCTATGTTTTGTCATGGTTCTTTGGCTCAGTGGACCCGTGCATTAGCCGAGAAATTAGCGGATGAAGATTGCATTGTTGTAGGGGATAGTTATTTATTCAATCATATAAAGCAATCTGAGCAGCCTTTAATTGGCTCTCCATTATTAAATTATGTCGAAGATAAATTAGCGTTAAAACAAGGTATATCAATTATTTGTGGGGATGACTTGCCTTATTCGGGTTTTGATGGGTTATTTTTAATCAGTATTCCCTATTTTTCACAGCAATATTATCAAAGTCGCTTTACAATTATGTGTGAAAGCTCTGCTGAAATTGAAGCAATTATAAATGAATTTGCCATATTTGATGAGATAGCTGTTAACGCTTAA
- the nadK gene encoding NAD(+) kinase gives MKQKFKKIGLIGKPNHDGANSTLQSLHSFLLALGCEVLIEKRAGQQMPIEDKKLVDVVEIGKLCDLAIVVGGDGNMLGAARVLSRFDIAVIGVNRGNLGFLTDLNPESFQGALEQVISGEYREENRFLLEVEVYRHEKLKSSNSAVNEAVLHADKVAHMIEFEAFINNDFVFSQRSDGLIISTPTGSTAYSLSGGGPILTPDINAMALVPMFPHTLSSRPLVVDAQSEIRLKLSLNNDDNLQVSCDSHIVLAVMPGDEIVIKKGDSPLRLVHPKDYSYYNVLRKKLNWGNPLY, from the coding sequence ATGAAACAAAAATTTAAAAAAATAGGCTTAATTGGTAAACCTAACCATGATGGCGCTAATTCTACTTTACAAAGCCTACATTCTTTCCTTTTAGCCTTAGGCTGTGAAGTACTGATAGAAAAAAGAGCAGGTCAACAAATGCCAATCGAAGATAAAAAATTGGTTGATGTTGTAGAGATTGGTAAATTATGTGATCTGGCGATAGTCGTGGGTGGTGATGGTAATATGCTGGGTGCAGCAAGAGTACTTTCTCGCTTTGATATTGCCGTGATTGGTGTAAATAGAGGTAACTTAGGATTTTTAACCGACTTAAACCCCGAATCTTTTCAAGGTGCATTAGAGCAAGTTATCAGCGGCGAATATCGTGAAGAAAATCGTTTTTTATTAGAAGTCGAAGTTTACCGACATGAAAAATTAAAAAGCTCAAATTCAGCAGTGAATGAAGCCGTGTTACATGCTGATAAAGTTGCACATATGATAGAGTTTGAAGCCTTTATTAATAACGACTTTGTATTTTCACAACGCTCTGATGGCCTAATTATATCGACTCCTACAGGCTCTACAGCCTATTCTCTTTCTGGAGGAGGCCCAATTTTAACGCCTGACATAAATGCGATGGCTTTAGTGCCCATGTTCCCACATACACTATCAAGCAGGCCTTTGGTAGTAGATGCACAAAGTGAAATACGTTTAAAATTAAGTTTAAACAATGATGATAATTTACAAGTCAGTTGTGACAGTCATATCGTACTTGCTGTTATGCCAGGTGATGAGATTGTCATCAAAAAAGGAGACTCTCCACTGAGATTAGTACACCCAAAAGATTACTCTTATTATAATGTACTAAGAAAAAAACTAAATTGGGGTAACCCTTTATACTAA
- a CDS encoding FAD-dependent oxidoreductase, translating to MPNNVYQFIDVQRVDPRKKPISTRKKKFVEIYEPFSKKQVDSQADRCLDCGNPYCEWKCPVHNYIPQWLKLIKSGRVLEAADLSHRTNSLPEVCGRVCPQDRLCEGSCTIDEDFGAVTIGNIEKYITDTALEMGWKPDMSHVVFCDKKVAVIGAGPAGLACADILIRNGVKPVVYDRHPEIGGLLTFGIPSFKLEKSVMQKRREIFEEMGVEFRLDVEIGQDISMSQLEQDYDAVFLGVGTYKNMRAGLENEDAPGVYDALPFLISNTNRVMGYEKTADEYVDMAGKKVVVLGGGDTAMDCVRTSIRQEATEVICAYRRDQENMPGSKREVKNAQEEGVNFMFNLQPLGIELNAEGKVSGIKMVKTQLGEPDEKDRRRAEVVPGSEHTLEADAVIMAFGFQPHAMPWLEPLGVELDQWGRIKAPEDAVFTHQTTNPKIFAGGDAVRGSDLVVTAIFEGRNAAEGIMDYLEV from the coding sequence ATGCCAAATAATGTTTACCAATTTATAGATGTGCAAAGAGTTGATCCGCGTAAAAAGCCAATATCAACACGTAAAAAGAAATTTGTAGAAATTTATGAACCATTTTCGAAAAAACAAGTGGATTCACAAGCCGATCGTTGTTTAGATTGCGGAAATCCTTACTGCGAATGGAAATGTCCGGTTCATAACTATATTCCACAATGGTTAAAACTTATTAAAAGTGGTCGTGTTTTAGAGGCTGCTGATTTATCTCACCGTACTAATAGTCTGCCTGAAGTATGTGGTCGCGTATGTCCACAAGACAGACTATGTGAAGGTTCATGTACTATAGATGAAGATTTTGGTGCCGTCACCATAGGTAATATCGAAAAATATATTACTGATACGGCACTGGAAATGGGTTGGAAGCCTGATATGTCACATGTAGTCTTTTGTGATAAAAAAGTCGCTGTTATTGGCGCTGGTCCTGCAGGTTTAGCATGTGCGGATATTTTAATTCGCAATGGTGTAAAACCTGTTGTTTATGATCGCCACCCTGAAATTGGTGGGTTATTAACGTTCGGTATTCCATCATTTAAGCTTGAAAAAAGTGTGATGCAAAAGCGTCGAGAAATATTTGAAGAAATGGGTGTTGAGTTTCGTTTAGACGTAGAAATTGGCCAAGACATTAGCATGAGTCAATTAGAACAAGATTATGATGCTGTTTTCTTAGGTGTTGGTACCTATAAAAATATGCGTGCGGGTCTAGAAAATGAGGATGCCCCAGGCGTATATGATGCCTTGCCATTTTTAATCTCAAATACTAATCGTGTAATGGGATACGAAAAAACAGCCGACGAATATGTCGATATGGCGGGTAAAAAGGTCGTTGTTTTAGGTGGTGGTGATACCGCGATGGATTGTGTTAGAACATCGATTCGTCAAGAGGCAACTGAAGTGATTTGTGCTTATCGTCGTGATCAGGAGAATATGCCAGGTTCCAAGCGTGAAGTAAAAAATGCTCAAGAAGAAGGTGTAAACTTTATGTTTAATCTTCAACCTTTAGGGATTGAACTCAACGCTGAAGGAAAAGTATCTGGCATTAAAATGGTTAAAACACAACTTGGTGAACCCGATGAAAAAGATCGCCGTCGTGCTGAAGTAGTACCAGGTTCTGAACACACACTTGAAGCTGATGCTGTGATCATGGCCTTTGGTTTTCAACCACATGCAATGCCTTGGCTAGAACCATTAGGCGTAGAATTAGATCAATGGGGCAGAATAAAAGCACCAGAAGATGCTGTATTCACGCATCAAACTACCAACCCTAAAATCTTTGCTGGTGGTGATGCTGTTCGTGGTTCTGACTTAGTAGTAACAGCGATATTTGAAGGTCGAAATGCAGCTGAAGGTATCATGGACTACTTAGAAGTCTAA
- the gltB gene encoding glutamate synthase large subunit — translation MLYDSRYEKDNCGFGLIAHIDGQPSHKLVRTAITGLDRMQHRGGIAADGKTGDGCGLLLQKPDSFFRAIAQENDWHLGKNYAIGMVFLNLDSEIATRTRAIIDEELEKETLSIVGWREVPTDTASLGPIAIEQLPRFEQVFICAPEGWRPKDLERRLYIARRRIEKRIDFDKDFYFASLSGLVTIYKGLVMPADLPNFYLDLADMRMQSAICVFHQRFSTNTQPRWPLAQPFRYLAHNGEINTIEGNRQWARAREYKFSSPLLPDLNSAAPFVNESGSDSSSLDNMLEVFLAGGMDIFRAMRMLVPPAWQKNRAMDDDLRAFYDFNSMHMEPWDGPAGIVMSDGRFAACNLDRNGLRPARYVITQDGFMTLASEVGIWDYSPDEVVEKGRVGPGELLVIDTLHGKVWQSDEIDQDLKSRHPYKDWLEKNVKRLVPFEKMDNALDSARKWDDEQLHLYQKMFGYSNEELDQALRIMGENGQEATGSMGDDTPFAVLSSKDRSLFDYFRQKFAQVTNPPIDPLRENHVMSLATCIGREQNVFNETTGHAQRLQFDSPVLMCSDIEQLVTEDQAHYSNATINLNYLPSEGLKSAVKRICDEAQQLAKDGTVLIILSDRNITKETLPIPAAMAVGAVQRRLVDNSLRCDTNIVIETGSCRDPHQFAVLLGFGATAIYPYLAFASLAKMVRDNIINKDDAQVFVSYRNAINKGLYKIMSKMGISTIASYRCSMLFETVGLADEIVDLCFKGVSNRIQGADFSDFQQDLTNLSRKAWIKRKPLDHGGLLKYVHDGEYHAYNPDVVGTLQTAVRSGDYADYLKYADLVNNRPATTFRDLLTLNTSEHSIAIDEVEPATELYKRFDSAAMSIGALSPEAHEALAIAMNTLGGRSNSGEGGEDIKRYGTVKNSRIKQVASGRFGVTAHYLRNADIIQIKVAQGAKPGEGGQLPGDKVTPYIAKLRFSVPGVTLISPPPHHDIYSIEDLAQLIFDLKQVNPQALISVKLVSEPGVGTIATGVAKAYADLITISGYDGGTGASPLTSVKYAGSPWELGLAETQQALVENGLRHKIRLQTDGGLKTGLDIIKAAILGAESFGFGTGPMVALGCKFLRICHLNNCATGVATQDEKLRQDHYHGLPEMAMNYFKFIAQEAREIMASLGITRLVNLIGRTDLLEVLEGKTSKQSKVDLSGLLAKPNNKSGETLYNSAENISHYSGQLNETLLAQATDAIDNKSGLKLRSAICNTDRSVGAMLSGYIAEKHGNQGLASAPIHIELTGTAGQSFGVWNTGGLDMTLVGDANDYVGKGMTGGKLVVRPPVGSAFNSHEATILGNTCLYGATGGKLLAAGRAGERFGVRNSGVIAVVEGLGDNGCEYMTGGIVCVLGVTGINFGAGMTGGFAYVLDEAKDFEKRMNSELVEIVEMETLTIHHEHLRGLIAEHLDETGSCRAEMILEDFENYVSKFRLIKPKSSDISSLLGHRARSSAELRVQAQ, via the coding sequence ATGTTATATGACTCAAGATACGAAAAAGATAACTGTGGATTTGGATTAATTGCTCATATAGATGGGCAACCAAGTCATAAATTAGTACGTACAGCCATCACTGGTTTAGATAGAATGCAACATCGTGGCGGTATTGCCGCAGATGGTAAAACGGGCGATGGTTGTGGTTTATTATTACAAAAACCTGATAGTTTTTTTCGTGCAATCGCACAAGAAAATGATTGGCATTTAGGTAAAAATTACGCTATAGGCATGGTTTTTTTAAATCTTGATTCAGAAATTGCAACTCGCACTCGCGCTATTATTGATGAAGAACTAGAAAAAGAAACTTTATCAATTGTTGGTTGGCGAGAAGTTCCCACAGATACTGCGAGTTTAGGCCCTATAGCAATAGAGCAATTACCTAGATTTGAGCAAGTATTTATTTGTGCCCCTGAAGGTTGGCGTCCAAAAGATTTAGAGCGCCGCTTATATATCGCGCGTAGAAGAATAGAAAAACGAATAGATTTTGATAAAGATTTTTATTTTGCGAGTTTATCTGGTTTAGTAACTATCTATAAAGGCTTAGTTATGCCAGCTGACTTACCAAATTTTTATTTGGATTTAGCTGATATGAGAATGCAATCTGCGATTTGTGTTTTCCACCAAAGGTTTTCAACCAATACTCAACCGCGTTGGCCGTTGGCGCAACCTTTCAGATATTTAGCACATAACGGTGAAATTAATACCATTGAAGGAAACCGTCAGTGGGCAAGAGCAAGAGAATATAAATTTTCATCTCCTTTATTGCCAGATTTAAATTCAGCAGCGCCTTTTGTTAATGAATCAGGCTCCGACTCTTCATCACTAGATAATATGTTAGAAGTATTTTTAGCTGGTGGCATGGATATTTTCCGTGCTATGCGCATGTTAGTACCACCTGCATGGCAAAAAAACCGTGCTATGGATGATGATCTACGTGCATTCTATGACTTTAACTCTATGCATATGGAACCTTGGGATGGTCCTGCGGGTATTGTGATGTCAGATGGCCGTTTTGCAGCGTGTAACTTAGATAGAAACGGTCTTCGTCCAGCAAGATATGTTATTACGCAAGATGGTTTTATGACATTAGCCTCAGAAGTTGGTATTTGGGATTATTCTCCTGATGAAGTTGTTGAAAAGGGCAGAGTAGGACCTGGTGAATTACTGGTTATTGATACTTTACATGGTAAAGTTTGGCAATCAGATGAAATTGATCAAGATCTTAAATCTCGTCATCCATATAAAGACTGGTTAGAAAAAAATGTAAAACGTTTAGTGCCATTTGAGAAAATGGATAATGCACTTGATAGCGCGCGCAAATGGGATGATGAACAATTACATCTATATCAAAAAATGTTTGGTTACTCTAATGAAGAATTAGATCAAGCTTTACGTATTATGGGTGAAAACGGACAAGAAGCGACTGGCTCTATGGGTGACGATACGCCATTTGCTGTGCTCTCAAGCAAAGATCGTTCTTTATTTGATTACTTCCGTCAAAAATTTGCACAGGTAACTAATCCACCGATTGATCCTTTACGTGAAAACCATGTTATGTCTCTTGCGACTTGCATAGGTCGTGAACAAAATGTATTTAATGAAACAACTGGCCATGCCCAGCGATTACAGTTTGATAGCCCTGTATTGATGTGTTCTGACATTGAGCAATTAGTAACTGAAGATCAGGCGCATTATTCAAATGCAACGATTAATCTTAATTACTTGCCAAGTGAAGGTTTAAAATCTGCGGTAAAGCGTATTTGTGATGAAGCTCAGCAATTGGCAAAAGATGGTACAGTTTTAATTATCTTATCTGATAGGAATATTACCAAAGAGACTTTGCCTATTCCTGCAGCTATGGCTGTTGGCGCCGTGCAAAGACGATTAGTAGATAATAGTTTACGTTGTGATACTAATATTGTTATTGAAACGGGTTCATGTCGTGACCCACATCAGTTTGCTGTTTTATTAGGGTTTGGTGCAACAGCCATTTATCCATACTTAGCTTTTGCATCTCTTGCAAAAATGGTGCGTGATAATATTATTAATAAAGATGATGCTCAAGTATTTGTATCTTATAGAAATGCAATAAATAAAGGGCTCTATAAAATAATGTCAAAAATGGGTATTAGTACCATTGCAAGTTATCGCTGCTCTATGTTATTTGAAACAGTCGGTCTAGCAGATGAAATTGTTGATTTATGTTTTAAAGGCGTAAGCAACCGTATTCAAGGCGCTGATTTTAGTGATTTTCAACAAGATTTAACTAATTTATCTCGTAAGGCATGGATCAAACGTAAACCTTTAGATCATGGTGGCTTGTTAAAATATGTTCATGATGGTGAATATCATGCGTATAACCCTGATGTTGTTGGTACATTACAAACTGCAGTGAGATCAGGTGATTATGCTGATTATTTAAAATATGCGGACTTAGTTAATAACCGTCCAGCAACAACTTTTAGAGATTTATTAACACTTAATACATCTGAACACAGTATTGCTATTGATGAGGTTGAACCTGCAACCGAATTATATAAACGCTTTGATTCTGCTGCGATGAGCATAGGTGCATTATCTCCTGAAGCGCATGAGGCACTTGCTATTGCAATGAATACCTTAGGTGGTCGTTCAAATTCAGGTGAAGGCGGTGAAGATATTAAGCGCTATGGTACGGTAAAAAATTCTCGTATCAAACAAGTTGCATCAGGGCGTTTTGGTGTAACAGCACACTATTTACGTAATGCCGATATTATACAAATAAAAGTTGCACAAGGTGCAAAACCAGGAGAAGGCGGGCAATTACCTGGTGATAAAGTAACGCCTTATATCGCAAAATTAAGGTTTTCTGTGCCGGGAGTGACATTAATTTCACCTCCACCGCATCACGATATATATTCAATTGAAGATTTAGCGCAACTTATTTTTGATTTAAAACAAGTTAATCCACAAGCTTTGATTTCGGTTAAATTAGTATCTGAGCCAGGTGTCGGCACAATCGCAACAGGTGTTGCAAAAGCTTACGCCGATTTGATCACAATTTCTGGTTATGACGGTGGTACAGGGGCAAGTCCGTTAACCTCGGTTAAATATGCAGGTAGCCCTTGGGAGCTTGGCCTTGCTGAAACACAGCAAGCGTTAGTTGAAAATGGTTTAAGACATAAAATACGTTTACAAACTGATGGTGGTTTAAAAACTGGTTTAGATATTATTAAAGCGGCTATCTTAGGTGCTGAAAGCTTTGGTTTTGGTACTGGTCCTATGGTCGCTCTTGGTTGTAAATTCTTAAGAATTTGTCATCTAAATAACTGTGCAACCGGTGTTGCCACACAAGATGAAAAGTTACGCCAAGATCATTATCACGGTTTACCTGAAATGGCGATGAACTACTTTAAATTTATCGCACAAGAAGCCCGTGAAATCATGGCAAGTTTAGGTATAACACGTTTAGTTAATTTAATTGGTAGAACGGATTTACTTGAAGTATTAGAAGGTAAAACATCTAAACAAAGTAAAGTTGATTTGTCAGGTTTACTTGCTAAGCCAAATAATAAATCTGGTGAAACTTTATATAACTCGGCTGAAAATATCTCTCATTATAGTGGCCAGTTAAATGAAACATTATTAGCACAAGCCACTGATGCAATTGATAATAAGTCTGGCTTAAAGCTCAGATCTGCTATTTGTAATACTGATCGATCAGTTGGCGCTATGTTATCTGGTTATATTGCTGAAAAACACGGTAATCAAGGTCTGGCATCAGCACCAATACATATTGAATTGACCGGTACTGCAGGGCAATCGTTTGGTGTATGGAATACTGGCGGTTTAGATATGACCTTGGTAGGTGATGCCAACGATTATGTAGGAAAAGGTATGACTGGCGGTAAATTAGTTGTACGGCCTCCTGTTGGTTCAGCATTTAATTCACACGAAGCAACTATTCTTGGTAATACCTGCTTATATGGTGCAACTGGCGGTAAATTATTAGCGGCAGGCCGTGCAGGAGAGCGTTTTGGCGTACGTAATTCAGGTGTTATTGCTGTAGTTGAAGGTTTAGGTGATAACGGTTGTGAATATATGACTGGCGGAATTGTGTGTGTACTCGGTGTGACAGGCATTAACTTTGGTGCCGGTATGACGGGTGGTTTTGCATACGTGTTAGATGAAGCAAAAGATTTTGAAAAACGCATGAACTCTGAACTCGTAGAGATAGTTGAGATGGAAACCCTAACGATCCATCATGAACATTTACGTGGTCTGATTGCTGAGCATTTAGATGAAACAGGTTCATGTAGAGCAGAAATGATTTTAGAAGATTTTGAGAATTACGTATCAAAATTCCGTTTAATTAAACCTAAATCTAGTGATATAAGTAGCTTATTAGGTCATCGTGCAAGAAGTAGTGCCGAATTAAGAGTTCAGGCGCAATAG
- a CDS encoding Grx4 family monothiol glutaredoxin produces METIDKIKQQISENPIILYMKGSPKLPNCGFSSQASQALMSCGAQFAYVDILLNPDIRAELPAYADWPTFPQLWVDGELVGGCDIIIEMFQKGELQPLITETAAKYKTEDDSAE; encoded by the coding sequence ATGGAAACCATAGATAAAATTAAACAACAGATTTCTGAAAATCCAATTATTCTTTACATGAAAGGCTCACCAAAATTACCAAACTGTGGCTTTTCATCTCAAGCATCACAAGCTTTAATGTCTTGTGGCGCACAGTTTGCTTATGTTGATATCTTGCTAAATCCTGATATTCGTGCTGAATTACCAGCATATGCAGATTGGCCTACATTCCCGCAGTTATGGGTTGATGGTGAATTAGTTGGTGGGTGTGACATTATAATTGAAATGTTCCAAAAAGGTGAATTACAGCCTTTAATTACAGAAACTGCTGCGAAATATAAAACAGAAGATGATTCTGCAGAATAA
- a CDS encoding Fe-Mn family superoxide dismutase yields MAFELPSLPYAIDALAPHISQETLEFHHGKHHNTYVVKLNGLIEGTDFANKSLEEIVCSSEGGVFNNAAQIWNHTFYWNSLAPNAGGAPTGAIADAINAKWGSFEEFKAALNDKAVNNFGSSWTWLVKLADGSLDIVNTSNAATPLTEDGVTPILTVDLWEHAYYIDYRNVRPNYLNGFWALVNWEFANKNFA; encoded by the coding sequence ATGGCATTTGAACTACCGTCACTACCATATGCAATCGATGCACTTGCACCGCATATTTCACAAGAAACTTTAGAATTCCATCACGGAAAACACCATAATACTTATGTTGTTAAGCTTAACGGATTAATCGAAGGTACAGATTTCGCTAATAAATCATTAGAAGAAATCGTGTGTTCTTCAGAAGGCGGCGTATTTAACAACGCAGCACAAATCTGGAACCATACCTTCTACTGGAACTCACTTGCTCCAAATGCAGGTGGCGCACCAACTGGTGCAATCGCTGATGCAATTAATGCTAAATGGGGTTCTTTTGAAGAATTCAAAGCTGCATTAAATGATAAAGCTGTAAATAACTTTGGTTCAAGCTGGACTTGGTTAGTTAAACTTGCTGACGGTTCTCTTGATATCGTAAATACTTCAAATGCTGCAACACCATTAACTGAAGATGGCGTAACACCTATCCTTACTGTAGATTTATGGGAACATGCTTATTACATCGATTACCGTAATGTGCGCCCTAACTACTTAAATGGCTTTTGGGCATTAGTTAATTGGGAATTCGCAAATAAAAACTTTGCTTAA